Proteins encoded within one genomic window of Apis mellifera strain DH4 linkage group LG1, Amel_HAv3.1, whole genome shotgun sequence:
- the LOC552221 gene encoding F-BAR domain only protein 2 isoform X7 produces the protein MTVDFADYFWGEKNNGFDVLYHNMKHGAVASKELAEFLKERSTIEENNYKVLSKLAKQAGSSSSIQGTFAPVWAALRGAAEKLAGLHLQMAQRVTELIKDVSKYTDELHKKHKAVKEEESSTLEIVQNIQSITVTLHKAKDMRTQKSLELEKLKKDNASQKELEKAEIKFKKAQDDYKTLVDKYMIIRNDFQTKMTQACRRFQDVEETHLKHMKEFLNIYADVLQSNHEQVGQVHIDFKRQCLDMTVDKLLEQFVQSKSTGFEKPGTFEYEEIMTSLGEMTSHSQLESNIETSKETSKGANGETGVAGNTHSSKNDRVLKGEGCQVDEEKGTVQEKENERLNERDRELSHVQATKASRRTTSLLNLFMSNSQAMSVVSDKQKQAGSGSAPATPQGNNLPPAVPPPSISRNPLRGSKLVTRIMVPPLCTLLDQQWFLRSRREKRKEKKAKKKKDIVETSSNKEEKSDLEDKDDSRKSETPTPEVDEDGFCIRPKTEPWENEKGFYSSSDTDSEDDRERKIRVEIKPLSNGGAPMSASVDELRATVENLSLSPAPTGRRGSNTDSDHHMKRSHTPSSASTPTGSHPYAPLQSPPPLSLSPTPQPQPPQSAPPTHPHPRFPDGDLFSEVGDITPALPPKQSASSTPTGSIIIPRPPSRRGEGPSPRGRNSPATISRADSVASLEFRTAGVGVGSSRGPSPLTIGLADTIPLAVAFHEIVHSYFRGTDETRCQVKLSGDMMLSFPAGIVTVLANNPNPAKLTFRVRNSNRLEKLFPNNQLVSMDATQTTVDSTIFEFNMSALTTLLRKQAEQNPSASYFNVDILKYQIKCKEGAGSCPFQLVAYWKCETTHTDLKIDYKYNSRAMASPSPLLNLHVAAPIDGGFKSLNSKPQAQWLSETNRILWKFTELSQHSEGNGVGSLKARVELGHGPGNQGTIFTQFNCEGTTLSGVEFELLGPGYRLSLVKRRFVSGKYICDGDSDSRSRYAAPPSNVD, from the exons ATGACTGTGGATTTCGCCGACTACTTTTGG gGCGAAAAGAATAATGGATTTGACGTGTTATATCATAACATGAAGCATGGTGCAGTTGCAAGTAAGGAGTTGGCTGAGTTTCTAAAAGAACGATCAactatagaagaaaataattataaagttctAAGTAAACTTGCAAAACAAGCTGGCAGTAGCAGTAGTATACAAGGAACATTTGCACCTGTTTGGGCTGCCTTAAGAGGCGCAGCAGAAAAACTTGCTGGCTTACATTTGCAAATGGCCCAAAGGGTCACTGAACTAATAAAAGATGTATCAAAATATACAGATGAATTGCATAAGAAACATAAGGCt gtaaaagaagaagaatcatcCACCTTGGAAATTGTACAGAATATACAGAGTATCACTGTAACTTTACATAAAGCAAAAGATATGCGTACACAAAAGAGTctggaattggaaaaattaaagaaagacaaTGCCAGtcaaaaagaattagaaaaagcagaaattaagtttaaaaaagcACAGGATGATTATAAAACTTTGgttgataaatatatgatcATACGGAATGATTTTCAAACCAAAATGACTCAAGCATGCAGG cgATTTCAAGATGTGGAAGAGACACATTTAAAACATAtgaaggaatttttaaatatttatgcagaTGTTTTACAATCAAATCATGAACAAGTTGGTCAAGTTCATATAGATTTTAAACGACAATGTTTGGATATGACAGTGGACAAACTTCTAGAACAATTTGTACAAAGCAAATCCACAGGTTTTGAAAAACcag GTACATTCGAATATGAAGAAATCATGACAAGTTTAGGAGAAATGACCAGTCATTCTCAATTGGAAAGCAATATTGAAACATCTAAGGAAACATCAAAAGGAGCAAATGGAGAAACAGGCGTTGCGGGTAACACTCACAGTTCAAAAAACGATCGGGTATTAAAAGGGGAGGGTTGTCAGGTGGATGAGGAAAAGGGGACGgtacaagaaaaagaaaatgaaagactGAATGAAAGGGATAGAGAACTGTCACATGTACAAGCCACCAAGGCTTCCCGCCGTACTACCTCGCTACTCAACCTGTTCATGTCCAACTCCCAGG CAATGAGTGTTGTTTCAGACAAACAGAAGCAAGCAGGGTCTGGTTCGGCACCTGCAACTCCTCAGGGGAACAACCTGCCTCCTGCTGTTCCACCTCCCAGCATCTCCAGGAACCCTCTCAGAGGATCTAAAT TGGTAACGCGTATTATGGTTCCTCCACTCTGCACTCTTTTAGATCAGCAAT GGTTTCTTCGCagcagaagagaaaaaagaaaagaaaagaaggcaaaaaagaagaaggatatTGTGGAAACGAGCAGcaacaaagaagaaaagtcTGATCT gGAGGATAAGGATGACAGTAGAAAATCTGAAACACCAACACCGGAAGTAGACGAAGATGGTTTTTGTATTAGACCTAAAACAGAACCATGGGAGAATGAGAAAGGATTTTATTCCAGTTCAGATACCGATTCCGAAGATGATAGAGAACGAAAAATTCGAGTAGAAATAAAACCACTTAGCAATGGCGGAGCACCTATGAGCGCAAGTGTGGACGAGCTTAGGGCAACGgtggaaaatttatctttatcgcCTGCACCAACg GGACGCAGAGGCTCAAATACCGACTCAGATCATCATATGAAAAGGTCTCA TACACCATCGAGCGCCTCAACGCCGACTGGTAGTCATCCATACGCGCCATTGCAAAGTCCTCCGCCGCTGTCTTTGTCACCGACGCCTCAACCACAGCCGCCACAATCCGCACCACCTACACATCCTCATCCACGATTCCCTG aTGGAGATTTATTTTCGGAAGTAGGAGACATTACTCCGGCCTTACCTCCAAAACAATCCGCTTCTTCTACTCCGACAGGATCTATTATCATTCCTAGACCACCATCCCGAAGAGGAGAAGGTCCTTCGCCAAGAGGTAGAAATTCACCAGCGACTATATCCAGAGCTGATAGCGTAGCTAGTTTAGAGTTTCGTACAGCCGGCGTTGGAGTTGGCTCTTCCAGAGGTCCATCGCCACTCACAATAGGACTTGCAGATACTATTCCTTTAGCAGTCGCCTTCCATGAAATAGTACACTCTTACTTTAGAGGTACTGATGAAACACGATGTCAGGTGAAACTCAGTGGAGATATGATGTTATCATTTCCTGCCGGTATTGTCACTGTGTTGGCGAATAATCCTAATCCTGCAAAACTAACGTTTCGCGTGCGCAACAGTAatagattggaaaaattgttccCTAATAATCAACTCGTTAGCAT gGATGCCACACAGACAACTGTTGACAgtacaatttttgaattcaacATGAGTGCCTTAACTACATTGTTACGCAAACAGGCTGAACAAAATCCTTCGGCTTCATATTTTAATGTCGATATACtcaaatatcaaatcaaaTGCAAGGAAGGCGCGGGTTCATGTCCTTTCCAGTTAGTTGCCTATTGGAAATGTGAAACGACTCATACAGACCTTAAG attgattataaatataatagtcgCGCTATGGCTTCTCCAAGTCCATTATTAAATCTCCATGTGGCTGCACCCATAGATGGaggttttaaatcattaaacagTAAACCTCAAGCACAATGGTTATCAGAAACAAATCGGATATTATGGAAGTTCACAGAATTATCACAGCATAGTGAAGGTAATGGTGTAGGTTCTTTGAAAGCACGAGTGGAGCTAGGACATGGGCCAGGAAATCAAGGAACTATATTTACACAGTTTAATTGCGAAGGGACCACATTATCTGGAGTTGAGTTTGAACTTTTAGGCCCGGGATATAGATTAAGTTTAGTAAAACGTAGATTCGTATCTG GAAAGTATATTTGTGATGGAGATTCTGATTCACGAAGTAGATATGCTGCTCCACCATCGAATGTGGATTGA
- the LOC552221 gene encoding F-BAR domain only protein 2 isoform X14 gives MTVDFADYFWGEKNNGFDVLYHNMKHGAVASKELAEFLKERSTIEENNYKVLSKLAKQAGSSSSIQGTFAPVWAALRGAAEKLAGLHLQMAQRVTELIKDVSKYTDELHKKHKAVKEEESSTLEIVQNIQSITVTLHKAKDMRTQKSLELEKLKKDNASQKELEKAEIKFKKAQDDYKTLVDKYMIIRNDFQTKMTQACRRFQDVEETHLKHMKEFLNIYADVLQSNHEQVGQVHIDFKRQCLDMTVDKLLEQFVQSKSTGFEKPGTFEYEEIMTSLGEMTSHSQLESNIETSKETSKGANGETGVAGFLRSRREKRKEKKAKKKKDIVETSSNKEEKEDKDDSRKSETPTPEVDEDGFCIRPKTEPWENEKGFYSSSDTDSEDDRERKIRVEIKPLSNGGAPMSASVDELRATVENLSLSPAPTGRRGSNTDSDHHMKRSQSVSQQLGGKPSSDLLGLNLFNPSSTPSSASTPTGSHPYAPLQSPPPLSLSPTPQPQPPQSAPPTHPHPRFPDGDLFSEVGDITPALPPKQSASSTPTGSIIIPRPPSRRGEGPSPRGRNSPATISRADSVASLEFRTAGVGVGSSRGPSPLTIGLADTIPLAVAFHEIVHSYFRGTDETRCQVKLSGDMMLSFPAGIVTVLANNPNPAKLTFRVRNSNRLEKLFPNNQLVSMDATQTTVDSTIFEFNMSALTTLLRKQAEQNPSASYFNVDILKYQIKCKEGAGSCPFQLVAYWKCETTHTDLKIDYKYNSRAMASPSPLLNLHVAAPIDGGFKSLNSKPQAQWLSETNRILWKFTELSQHSEGNGVGSLKARVELGHGPGNQGTIFTQFNCEGTTLSGVEFELLGPGYRLSLVKRRFVSGKYICDGDSDSRSRYAAPPSNVD, from the exons ATGACTGTGGATTTCGCCGACTACTTTTGG gGCGAAAAGAATAATGGATTTGACGTGTTATATCATAACATGAAGCATGGTGCAGTTGCAAGTAAGGAGTTGGCTGAGTTTCTAAAAGAACGATCAactatagaagaaaataattataaagttctAAGTAAACTTGCAAAACAAGCTGGCAGTAGCAGTAGTATACAAGGAACATTTGCACCTGTTTGGGCTGCCTTAAGAGGCGCAGCAGAAAAACTTGCTGGCTTACATTTGCAAATGGCCCAAAGGGTCACTGAACTAATAAAAGATGTATCAAAATATACAGATGAATTGCATAAGAAACATAAGGCt gtaaaagaagaagaatcatcCACCTTGGAAATTGTACAGAATATACAGAGTATCACTGTAACTTTACATAAAGCAAAAGATATGCGTACACAAAAGAGTctggaattggaaaaattaaagaaagacaaTGCCAGtcaaaaagaattagaaaaagcagaaattaagtttaaaaaagcACAGGATGATTATAAAACTTTGgttgataaatatatgatcATACGGAATGATTTTCAAACCAAAATGACTCAAGCATGCAGG cgATTTCAAGATGTGGAAGAGACACATTTAAAACATAtgaaggaatttttaaatatttatgcagaTGTTTTACAATCAAATCATGAACAAGTTGGTCAAGTTCATATAGATTTTAAACGACAATGTTTGGATATGACAGTGGACAAACTTCTAGAACAATTTGTACAAAGCAAATCCACAGGTTTTGAAAAACcag GTACATTCGAATATGAAGAAATCATGACAAGTTTAGGAGAAATGACCAGTCATTCTCAATTGGAAAGCAATATTGAAACATCTAAGGAAACATCAAAAGGAGCAAATGGAGAAACAGGCGTTGCGG GGTTTCTTCGCagcagaagagaaaaaagaaaagaaaagaaggcaaaaaagaagaaggatatTGTGGAAACGAGCAGcaacaaagaagaaaa gGAGGATAAGGATGACAGTAGAAAATCTGAAACACCAACACCGGAAGTAGACGAAGATGGTTTTTGTATTAGACCTAAAACAGAACCATGGGAGAATGAGAAAGGATTTTATTCCAGTTCAGATACCGATTCCGAAGATGATAGAGAACGAAAAATTCGAGTAGAAATAAAACCACTTAGCAATGGCGGAGCACCTATGAGCGCAAGTGTGGACGAGCTTAGGGCAACGgtggaaaatttatctttatcgcCTGCACCAACg GGACGCAGAGGCTCAAATACCGACTCAGATCATCATATGAAAAGGTCTCAGTCAGTGTCACAGCAATTAGGAGGTAAGCCAAGCTCGGATTTACTTGGCCTAAACTTGTTCAATCCTAGCAGTACACCATCGAGCGCCTCAACGCCGACTGGTAGTCATCCATACGCGCCATTGCAAAGTCCTCCGCCGCTGTCTTTGTCACCGACGCCTCAACCACAGCCGCCACAATCCGCACCACCTACACATCCTCATCCACGATTCCCTG aTGGAGATTTATTTTCGGAAGTAGGAGACATTACTCCGGCCTTACCTCCAAAACAATCCGCTTCTTCTACTCCGACAGGATCTATTATCATTCCTAGACCACCATCCCGAAGAGGAGAAGGTCCTTCGCCAAGAGGTAGAAATTCACCAGCGACTATATCCAGAGCTGATAGCGTAGCTAGTTTAGAGTTTCGTACAGCCGGCGTTGGAGTTGGCTCTTCCAGAGGTCCATCGCCACTCACAATAGGACTTGCAGATACTATTCCTTTAGCAGTCGCCTTCCATGAAATAGTACACTCTTACTTTAGAGGTACTGATGAAACACGATGTCAGGTGAAACTCAGTGGAGATATGATGTTATCATTTCCTGCCGGTATTGTCACTGTGTTGGCGAATAATCCTAATCCTGCAAAACTAACGTTTCGCGTGCGCAACAGTAatagattggaaaaattgttccCTAATAATCAACTCGTTAGCAT gGATGCCACACAGACAACTGTTGACAgtacaatttttgaattcaacATGAGTGCCTTAACTACATTGTTACGCAAACAGGCTGAACAAAATCCTTCGGCTTCATATTTTAATGTCGATATACtcaaatatcaaatcaaaTGCAAGGAAGGCGCGGGTTCATGTCCTTTCCAGTTAGTTGCCTATTGGAAATGTGAAACGACTCATACAGACCTTAAG attgattataaatataatagtcgCGCTATGGCTTCTCCAAGTCCATTATTAAATCTCCATGTGGCTGCACCCATAGATGGaggttttaaatcattaaacagTAAACCTCAAGCACAATGGTTATCAGAAACAAATCGGATATTATGGAAGTTCACAGAATTATCACAGCATAGTGAAGGTAATGGTGTAGGTTCTTTGAAAGCACGAGTGGAGCTAGGACATGGGCCAGGAAATCAAGGAACTATATTTACACAGTTTAATTGCGAAGGGACCACATTATCTGGAGTTGAGTTTGAACTTTTAGGCCCGGGATATAGATTAAGTTTAGTAAAACGTAGATTCGTATCTG GAAAGTATATTTGTGATGGAGATTCTGATTCACGAAGTAGATATGCTGCTCCACCATCGAATGTGGATTGA